Below is a genomic region from Hydrogenimonas thermophila.
TATCAACTCCACTACCTCTTTCTTCACAAATATTTATTCTTCTCATAAAAGAAGCTAAAATTTCATTTCTTGATTTTGGTGGAGTATCTAAAAATCTATCTGTATCCACAAGGGGTTCCCCTGGATTAGTTATTTCTATACGGTTAGAATATATTTCTATCATTACAGAATTTCCTGTTTGAGAAAAATCTTGATGTATAATAGCATTAGCTACTAATTCTCTAATAGAAAGTTCAGGATACATTTGAATAGTTTTTCTAAAAGCCTTTCCTATCACTTCATTTGAAGGTAAAATACTATTAATATATTCTATAAGTCCTTCAAAGCCAACAGCATAACCTTTTCTTATTTCCTTTTCTTTTATAGTTTCTAGTTTTGAGTTGTCTTTATATTGTATTACTCTTATAGCCTTTCTTCTTAAATGATTAAAACTATATAAATCTTTTGCAAAAAGAATAGCTCCAAGATTTGTTATACTATATTTTCCATTTTGGGATTTACAAATGAGTTCATTACTTTCCAAACTTTCAATTATTGCCTTTCTATTTTCAGGTAAAGGTAAACCAATCAAATCGAAATAAGATACATATTCCAAATACCCTAAAACTTCACTTTCATCTAAATTATCTACAGCAACTTGTTTTTCAAAAGGAATTTTGTCAAAAACCCTCCATAATTCTCTCTCTTTTTCTGGCAATTCTTTTAATTTTTTCTTATGAGAACTTAATCTGATATATTCAACTCCATTAAATCTAACAGGATGTCTATATGCTGGTGCAATTTCAAGAAGAACTACATCATTATCATCAATTTTAACCTCATAGAATTTAAAATCAATTTTTGGTTCAAGCAATCTTAAAAGCCAATTTTCTAATGCTTCACCTCCATTTTTTGTAACAGATGGTTTAAAAGTTGTACCAAGAATTTTATGTGTTTTATCATCAATACCCCATACCATATAAGCATTTGTTTTTCCATTTAATGCTGCTGAATTTGATAAAGCACTAATATACTCTCCTATTAATTGAGGGGTTTTATTATTGTGTTTAAACTCTAACCATTCTGTTTCATTTGGTTGTTTTAGTAACTCTTGTATAAGTGAAATTATAAACTCATCACTTCTATCTACACTCATCAACTATCCTTCTGCCAATAATGATTAAGAATAGCACAAAATACATCAAACTTCATACTTTTACCCTCACTTCTCCAGTTAGTAGTTTTTGCATTAGACCTTTTTTTAGTTCTTCAAAAGCTTCTTTTTTGGCTTTTAGGTTTTCGATTTTTTGGTCAACTGTTGATAAAATTTCTGCTATTTGTTTTTGCTCTTCAATAGGTGGAAAGGGAAATTTAAGAGGATTGATATGTTTATTATTAATTTGTGGAATACTAGAAGTATCAGCTATATTGGAAAGTTCAAACATTACTAATAAATAATATAAAAACTCACTATTAAGAGTTTTCTTTGTAATTAATCCCATTAAATTTGTATCAATAAAACCTTCAGTTTTTAATATTCTAACCTTATTAGTAAATATTGCAGCTCCTCTTTTAGGAAAAATTATTGTACCTACTTTTAAATTTTCATAATTTGAAGTATTATATGAATATTCACTTTCACTCAAATACTTTTCACAAAAATTAAGTTGATTTACTTTAAAAAACTTATATCTACCGCCATCAAAAATAAATTTAGAAGGAGACTGACCACTAATGATTTTAACGTGATTTTCTAATTTACTGACCTCCCAACTTTTAGGAATCCTACCAATCTCACTATCTTTAAACTCACTATGCCCAATACCTTGGGTTAAAAGCTTTTGCATTAACCCTTTTTTGAGAGTTTCAGTCTCCTCTATCTGCTTATCAACAAAATCGATTTTTTGATCGACTGTACTAAGAATTTCAGCTATTTTCTTTTGTTCTTCAAGGGGTGGATATAGTATCTTAATATTTTTTATATCATTTCCATTTACTGCCGTAAAAGTAGAACCTTGAGATAATTTATCCCACTTATCTTCATAATTAACTAAAAAATGATATAAAAAATCATTATTCTCTTTAGGTTTTAATGCACAAACTCCTCTACCAATACAAGCATTATGATATGATTTGGCAATAGCTCCAACAGGTGCTCTTACCGTCATAATAATATCTCCAATATCACACTGCTTAGTTGGTTCAGAAGTATATACCCTAGGTAAAGTTTTTCTATTCTTTATATCTGCATTGCCTTGTATTAATGGTAATCCAATATTATTTTCATTATATGTTTCAGATTTTGGGGATTGTCCCATATTAACTTCACATATTTCCTCAAGTCTAACCTCTCTCCACCCCTCTGGCAACTTCTTCATCACACAAACCCCAACTCTCTCAAATATCCATTTAACTTACTATCGATCTCTTTCTCTTTAGCCTCTAACTCTTTTATGCGACCCAAAACCGCTTCTATGTCAACGATCTCTTCCTCTTCGCTTGTATCGATGTAGCGAGCGATATTGAGATTATAATCATTCTCTTCAATCTCACGCATATCGACAATACGCATAAACTTATCGATATCTTTAAGAGCATCATAAGCATTGACGATTTTAGAGATATTCTCAGGTGTTAGAGTGTTTTGGTTTTTTCCCTCTTTATACTCTTTTGAAGCATCTATAAAGATAACTCTGTTTTTTAAATGCTTAGGTTTTGACTTGTTTATGATGATTATGCATGCAGGTATGCCTGTATTGTAAAAGAGTTTTTCAGGCAGTCCGATGATCGCTTCTATCAGATCATCTTTGAGTATCCCTTTACGGATTTTCCCCTCACTGCTTCCACGAAACAGAACACCGTGAGGTAGGATGATTCCCATTTTTCCACTCTGTTTCAGCACACTTATCATGTGTTGTAAAAATGCAAAATCTCCATAACCTCTTGGTGGTATGCCATATTTAAAACGACCATACTCGTCCGATACCACTTGGTTATATTTTGGAGTGATCGGTTTACCCTTTGCGTCGGTTTGCAGGTCAGCTTCGGCAGCTTCCCACCACTTTTTTAGGCTAAAGGGTGGATTGGCTATTACTCTGTCAAATGTCTCTAATTCACCGTTTACAATGTGTTTAGGGCTTCCAAGCGTATCACCCTTGCGAATATCACTATCTTTAAAGTTATGCACAATCATATTGATTTTACAGATTGCCCACGTACCAAGATTTTTCTCTTGCCCTTTTAGGGTACAATCCACAAATTCTCCGATCATACCGCCATTTTTAGCAATATATTTGGCTGACTCTATCAGCATACCACCTGATCCGCATGTTGGGTCATAAATGCTATTACCTGCTTCAGGCTTTATGAGTTGCACTAAAAGTTGTACTACCTCTTTAGGGGTATAAAACTCACCGCCTTTCTTACCGCCAGCATCTGCAAACTCACGAATGAGGTACTCATAAGCATTTCCAAGTATGTCAGGGTTTTCAAGGTCACTATTAGCAAGAGAGTATTTGTTAAAATGGTTCAGAAGTCGTGCAAGGAGGACATCTGGTAGTTTTTCACTATCTCCAAAGTGTACCGTAGTCATAACACCCTCTAATGCAGGGTTTGCCTCCTCAATGGCACTAAAAGCTTGATCTATAGCTTGACCAATATTCTCTGTCTTTTTAGTAATATTGCTCCACCAAGCAATCTCAGGTATGTAAAATCTATGAAAATCTTCATCTTCTATTGCTTCTTCAAGTGAGATACCCTCTTGCTCAGCCGCAATTTTAGCCTCTTCAAAAAATTGATCATTCGCACGTTTTAAAAAGAGAAGTCCAAAGATGTAGTTTTTAAAATCAGAGCTATCGATATGTCCTCGCATAATATTTGCAGAATCCCATAACCAAGATTCTAATGTCTCTAGATCTAGTTTTTCTGGCATCGATAACCTTTTAATAAATTCTGTTCATTATATCATTTTATAGAATAGATAAAAATATAGGTATCTAAAACTTGACAAAATGAACATATGTGCAATATAATTCAGTTTAAAAGTTTTGAACATATTCTCATAAAAGGAGAGAAGATGAGGAGAAGAGGACGAAGAAATAGAGCCAGAAACATCGAGTTTGAGCCTGAAACTCTATGTTTTAAACCGTGTGGCAGACGTGGATGTCTTTTAGACCGTGTAGTGTTAAGATATGACGAGATAGAAAGTTTAAGATTAGCTGACTATGAGGGGTTGTATCAAGAAGAGGCGGCACAGAGAATGAACATTTCACGATCTACATTTTCACGCATAGTTACAGAGGCTAGAAAAAAAGTGACCGATGCCATTTTGAATGGTAAAATTCTTATGATTAAAGAGGTAGATGATGATAGTAGCAGTAGTAACAAATAGTGGTAAAAGTGTCTCAAACCATATAGCTTTAGCTAAAAATATAGCTTTTTATGAGTTTCCTAAAGGTAATTTAATTAAAATCATACCCAACCCAATTATGGAAAAGATAAAAGATAATAATATCAAATTAGAAAAAAATCCATCAGGTGGAAGACACTTAAAAACAGGAAAAGAGTTACCAAAGTTTTTAGCCAAAGAGGGTGCAGATATATTTATAGCAAAGCAGATGGGAGAAGGAATGAAAATGAACCTTATTGATCTGGGGATTAAACCCTGTTTAACTCAAGCTCAAACTATTGAAGATGCAATCGGAGAGTTAAAGTGTCTTTAGCAAAAACCTCTCTCTTTCTATCTATA
It encodes:
- a CDS encoding ATP-binding protein; amino-acid sequence: MSVDRSDEFIISLIQELLKQPNETEWLEFKHNNKTPQLIGEYISALSNSAALNGKTNAYMVWGIDDKTHKILGTTFKPSVTKNGGEALENWLLRLLEPKIDFKFYEVKIDDNDVVLLEIAPAYRHPVRFNGVEYIRLSSHKKKLKELPEKERELWRVFDKIPFEKQVAVDNLDESEVLGYLEYVSYFDLIGLPLPENRKAIIESLESNELICKSQNGKYSITNLGAILFAKDLYSFNHLRRKAIRVIQYKDNSKLETIKEKEIRKGYAVGFEGLIEYINSILPSNEVIGKAFRKTIQMYPELSIRELVANAIIHQDFSQTGNSVMIEIYSNRIEITNPGEPLVDTDRFLDTPPKSRNEILASFMRRINICEERGSGVDKVVAETELYQLPAPIFRATNGYTISILFAHKELKDMNRLDRVRACYLHCCLRYIQNDFMTNTSLRERFGIEVKNRSMVSKIINETIKDGKIVIYDDTVGTKAREYIPSWAK
- a CDS encoding restriction endonuclease subunit S, with the translated sequence MKKLPEGWREVRLEEICEVNMGQSPKSETYNENNIGLPLIQGNADIKNRKTLPRVYTSEPTKQCDIGDIIMTVRAPVGAIAKSYHNACIGRGVCALKPKENNDFLYHFLVNYEDKWDKLSQGSTFTAVNGNDIKNIKILYPPLEEQKKIAEILSTVDQKIDFVDKQIEETETLKKGLMQKLLTQGIGHSEFKDSEIGRIPKSWEVSKLENHVKIISGQSPSKFIFDGGRYKFFKVNQLNFCEKYLSESEYSYNTSNYENLKVGTIIFPKRGAAIFTNKVRILKTEGFIDTNLMGLITKKTLNSEFLYYLLVMFELSNIADTSSIPQINNKHINPLKFPFPPIEEQKQIAEILSTVDQKIENLKAKKEAFEELKKGLMQKLLTGEVRVKV
- a CDS encoding type I restriction-modification system subunit M, with product MPEKLDLETLESWLWDSANIMRGHIDSSDFKNYIFGLLFLKRANDQFFEEAKIAAEQEGISLEEAIEDEDFHRFYIPEIAWWSNITKKTENIGQAIDQAFSAIEEANPALEGVMTTVHFGDSEKLPDVLLARLLNHFNKYSLANSDLENPDILGNAYEYLIREFADAGGKKGGEFYTPKEVVQLLVQLIKPEAGNSIYDPTCGSGGMLIESAKYIAKNGGMIGEFVDCTLKGQEKNLGTWAICKINMIVHNFKDSDIRKGDTLGSPKHIVNGELETFDRVIANPPFSLKKWWEAAEADLQTDAKGKPITPKYNQVVSDEYGRFKYGIPPRGYGDFAFLQHMISVLKQSGKMGIILPHGVLFRGSSEGKIRKGILKDDLIEAIIGLPEKLFYNTGIPACIIIINKSKPKHLKNRVIFIDASKEYKEGKNQNTLTPENISKIVNAYDALKDIDKFMRIVDMREIEENDYNLNIARYIDTSEEEEIVDIEAVLGRIKELEAKEKEIDSKLNGYLRELGFV
- a CDS encoding DUF134 domain-containing protein encodes the protein MCNIIQFKSFEHILIKGEKMRRRGRRNRARNIEFEPETLCFKPCGRRGCLLDRVVLRYDEIESLRLADYEGLYQEEAAQRMNISRSTFSRIVTEARKKVTDAILNGKILMIKEVDDDSSSSNK
- a CDS encoding NifB/NifX family molybdenum-iron cluster-binding protein, giving the protein MIVAVVTNSGKSVSNHIALAKNIAFYEFPKGNLIKIIPNPIMEKIKDNNIKLEKNPSGGRHLKTGKELPKFLAKEGADIFIAKQMGEGMKMNLIDLGIKPCLTQAQTIEDAIGELKCL